In a single window of the Planctomycetia bacterium genome:
- a CDS encoding insulinase family protein produces the protein MKRNVLSVVLVLSCSTGVLAADRRYPFEQIELKNGMGVITLEDHSCPIAAVQVWYHVGSKNEEPGRQGFAHMFEHMMFRGTDRLSETAHFDNIRRVGGDCNAYTAFDQTVYVEELPANQLELALWLESERMAFLKIDKKGFETERKVVEEELRQPHNRPYGRVPERLLGDLFGEHCYGWTPGGQISHLRQAKVEEVSMFWDKYYAPNNATLVVVGDVKHAEVQELARKYFEWIPPCPQPGRPNCEIEQPKKSRTIKLPEDKGPLPVLGVVYHTVPESHPDQLPLEILMGALGGGESSRLYVDIVKDKKIAQVAIGGAFAFEGSGIAGAGGVLLPFGNKSKLMKAIKSHIKDVRENGITEAELEKMKNQQRRQEVMGAMTVASKAGLLGQYAVLYGDAERINRRLEEIDAVTLDDVKRVAKQYLSKDAAINISIEPSASGMIGSLFGKGKDAKDDPDNKPPVEDDGTNRTAQRTGPKAKAKRPEGFPTEPPAAKAMDALPDMSHTDKALSNGLRVVVVSNHEVPSVSLTLGIKSGAWSEAKPGVANAAMSMLTKGTKSRDSKKLADLLESNAISLNGSASMDDSQVRASSLLPTLNLASELMRDVIENPTFPKDEFDIMTKQMKVGLMISTKTPEYLADREYRRLLYGDHPYSRTVTGEMDDVDKLTIEDLQAWWSENLRPENAVLYIAGDITPSAAFELAVKHFGSWNVDSEFSPPRLAAIPAKRETHIYIYDRPGSVQSQIRVGHIGLRRIDDAYPTARVMATILGGGFNSRLNKAIRVDKGLTYGARGSISPQRFAGAFNMSTFTKTPTTGETVQTLLDVVKRMRTEKPEAQELADTKTYIVGSFPGDRETPQAVASDLWIIENEGLSDDFYQQYLSAVQKTTTDDVLKAAKEQVDLNHLIIVVVGEAAKIKEDLEKIAPVTVLNQDSQDKPDDKGGDKDDEKSVTMKS, from the coding sequence ATGAAGCGTAATGTCTTATCCGTCGTTTTAGTTCTCTCCTGTTCAACAGGCGTCCTGGCCGCCGATCGGCGTTATCCGTTTGAGCAGATCGAGCTCAAGAACGGCATGGGGGTCATCACACTTGAAGACCACTCGTGCCCGATCGCCGCGGTGCAGGTCTGGTACCACGTCGGTTCGAAGAACGAGGAGCCGGGCCGGCAGGGCTTCGCGCATATGTTCGAGCACATGATGTTTCGGGGGACTGATCGTCTGAGCGAGACGGCCCACTTCGACAACATTCGCCGGGTGGGAGGGGACTGCAACGCCTACACCGCATTCGACCAGACGGTGTACGTCGAGGAGCTGCCGGCGAATCAGCTTGAGCTGGCGCTGTGGCTGGAGTCGGAGCGGATGGCGTTCCTAAAGATTGACAAGAAGGGCTTCGAGACGGAGCGCAAGGTCGTCGAGGAGGAACTGCGTCAGCCGCACAACCGGCCGTATGGACGGGTGCCGGAACGGCTGCTGGGTGATTTGTTCGGCGAGCATTGCTACGGGTGGACACCGGGCGGACAGATTTCTCATTTGCGACAGGCGAAGGTGGAGGAAGTGTCAATGTTCTGGGACAAGTATTACGCGCCGAACAATGCGACGCTTGTGGTGGTGGGCGACGTGAAGCACGCCGAGGTGCAGGAGCTGGCGAGGAAGTACTTTGAGTGGATCCCCCCCTGTCCGCAGCCGGGGCGACCGAACTGCGAAATCGAGCAACCGAAAAAGAGCCGGACCATCAAGCTGCCGGAGGACAAGGGACCGCTTCCTGTATTGGGCGTGGTGTATCACACGGTGCCGGAGAGCCATCCCGATCAGCTGCCGCTGGAAATCCTCATGGGCGCGCTGGGCGGCGGGGAATCCAGCCGACTTTACGTGGACATCGTGAAGGACAAGAAGATCGCCCAGGTGGCCATCGGCGGTGCGTTTGCGTTTGAGGGAAGCGGCATCGCGGGGGCCGGCGGTGTGCTGCTGCCGTTCGGAAACAAGAGCAAACTGATGAAGGCGATCAAGTCGCACATCAAAGACGTCCGTGAGAACGGCATCACCGAGGCGGAACTGGAGAAGATGAAGAACCAGCAGCGCCGCCAGGAAGTCATGGGGGCGATGACGGTCGCCAGCAAGGCGGGATTGCTCGGTCAATATGCAGTGCTGTACGGGGACGCCGAGCGAATCAATCGGCGGCTGGAAGAGATCGACGCGGTGACGCTCGACGACGTGAAGCGCGTCGCGAAGCAATACCTGAGCAAAGACGCTGCGATCAATATCTCCATTGAGCCAAGCGCAAGCGGCATGATCGGCTCGCTGTTCGGCAAGGGCAAAGACGCCAAGGACGATCCGGACAATAAGCCGCCGGTAGAAGATGACGGCACGAATCGAACGGCACAGCGGACCGGACCCAAGGCAAAGGCCAAGCGTCCGGAGGGTTTTCCGACGGAGCCGCCCGCCGCGAAGGCGATGGATGCGCTGCCGGACATGTCCCACACCGATAAGGCGTTGTCGAACGGGCTTCGCGTCGTAGTGGTGAGCAATCATGAAGTGCCGTCTGTCTCGCTGACGCTGGGCATCAAGAGCGGGGCATGGTCGGAGGCGAAGCCCGGCGTGGCGAATGCGGCGATGAGCATGCTGACCAAGGGGACTAAGTCGCGCGACTCGAAGAAGCTTGCGGACCTGCTGGAGTCCAACGCGATCAGCCTGAACGGATCGGCAAGCATGGACGATTCGCAGGTGAGGGCGTCTTCGCTGCTGCCGACGCTAAACCTGGCATCGGAGTTGATGCGCGACGTCATTGAGAATCCGACCTTTCCGAAGGACGAATTCGACATCATGACCAAGCAGATGAAGGTCGGCCTGATGATCTCGACCAAGACGCCGGAATACCTGGCCGACCGGGAGTATCGGCGTTTGCTCTACGGCGACCACCCGTACAGCCGGACAGTGACCGGCGAAATGGACGACGTGGACAAGCTGACCATTGAGGATCTTCAGGCGTGGTGGAGCGAGAATCTGCGCCCGGAAAACGCGGTGCTTTACATCGCGGGCGATATCACGCCGTCGGCGGCGTTTGAGCTGGCGGTCAAGCACTTTGGCTCCTGGAATGTCGACAGCGAATTCTCGCCTCCGCGGCTCGCGGCGATTCCGGCGAAGCGCGAGACGCACATTTATATCTACGATCGGCCGGGTTCGGTGCAGAGCCAGATTCGCGTCGGCCATATCGGTCTGCGACGGATCGACGATGCCTATCCGACGGCGCGGGTGATGGCGACGATTCTCGGCGGCGGGTTCAACAGCCGGCTGAACAAGGCGATTCGCGTGGACAAGGGGCTGACCTATGGTGCGCGCGGCTCGATCAGTCCGCAGCGGTTCGCGGGCGCTTTCAATATGAGCACGTTCACCAAGACACCGACGACGGGCGAGACGGTCCAGACGCTTCTCGACGTGGTGAAGCGGATGCGAACCGAGAAGCCGGAGGCCCAGGAACTGGCGGATACGAAGACCTACATCGTCGGCTCGTTTCCGGGCGACCGAGAGACGCCGCAGGCCGTGGCGAGCGACTTGTGGATCATCGAGAATGAAGGCCTGTCCGACGATTTCTATCAGCAGTACCTCTCGGCGGTGCAGAAGACGACAACCGATGACGTCCTGAAGGCCGCCAAGGAACAGGTCGATCTGAACCATTTGATCATCGTGGTGGTTGGGGAGGCGGCGAAGATCAAGGAGGACCTAGAGAAGATCGCCCCGGTCACTGTTCTGAATCAGGACTCACAGGATAAGCCCGATGACAAAGGCGGCGACAAGGATGACGAAAAGTCCGTCACCATGAAGAGTTAG